One part of the Bacillus sp. FJAT-27916 genome encodes these proteins:
- a CDS encoding formate/nitrite transporter family protein, with amino-acid sequence MAYKSPQDIAAYAVEAGVKKTSLNLKSMLLLGFLGGAYISAGYLLSVRVTASLPSDWGTFGSFLGAAVFPLGLILILIAGGELLTGNMMAVPMACLTGRVRWSRLVHNWFWITLSNFAGALFVAYFFGHLAELTSSGAFLEKVVDTAGHKLEADFWPALISAVGCNWLVGLAVWLSYGAEDIGGKIAAIWFPIMAFVAIGFQHVVANMFIIPAAIFEGYFSWGEYFGNFIPVFLGNAIGGAVLVAAVYWQSYEGHLPSGTDLRKEESKEIEE; translated from the coding sequence ATGGCATATAAGAGTCCGCAGGATATTGCTGCATATGCGGTTGAAGCCGGTGTAAAGAAAACGAGCTTGAATTTAAAAAGCATGCTGCTATTAGGATTTTTAGGCGGAGCATACATATCAGCGGGGTATTTATTATCTGTCCGTGTGACGGCAAGTTTACCGTCGGATTGGGGGACCTTTGGTTCGTTTTTAGGAGCGGCTGTTTTCCCTTTGGGGCTTATCTTAATCTTGATTGCTGGCGGTGAGCTATTGACCGGCAATATGATGGCGGTGCCAATGGCCTGCCTCACAGGAAGGGTACGCTGGTCAAGGCTTGTTCATAACTGGTTTTGGATAACGCTCAGTAACTTTGCCGGAGCCCTTTTCGTTGCTTATTTCTTCGGGCATTTGGCGGAATTAACATCAAGCGGAGCATTCCTTGAAAAGGTTGTTGATACGGCTGGCCATAAGCTTGAGGCCGATTTCTGGCCGGCATTAATCTCGGCTGTTGGATGTAACTGGCTTGTCGGGCTTGCTGTCTGGCTATCCTATGGGGCTGAAGATATTGGAGGGAAGATTGCTGCTATTTGGTTCCCTATCATGGCTTTTGTCGCTATCGGTTTTCAGCACGTTGTCGCAAATATGTTCATCATACCAGCTGCAATCTTTGAAGGATATTTTTCTTGGGGTGAGTATTTCGGCAACTTTATCCCAGTATTCCTTGGCAATGCCATAGGGGGAGCAGTCCTAGTAGCGGCTGTTTACTGGCAATCCTACGAAGGGCATTTGCCATCCGGTACAGATCTCAGGAAAGAGGAGTCGAAGGAGATAGAAGAGTAA